The following are from one region of the Populus trichocarpa isolate Nisqually-1 chromosome 8, P.trichocarpa_v4.1, whole genome shotgun sequence genome:
- the LOC7462101 gene encoding laccase-12 codes for MEGFDNIFAINHRLSLFFLGLLLLLASALSLANAETHNHDFVIQATPVKRLCKTQNSITVNGMFPGPTLEVNNGDTLVVNVVNKAQYNVTIHWHGVRQMRTGWADGPEFVTQCPIRPGGSYTYKFTIQGQEGTLWWHAHSSWLRATVYGALIVHPKEGSPYPFSKQPKRETAILLGEWWNANPIDVVREATRTGGAPNVSDAYTVNGQPGDLYNCSSQDTVIVPIDSGETNLLRVVNSALNQPLFFTVANHKFTVVGADASYVKPFTTSVLMLGPGQTTDVLISGDQTPSRYYMAARAYQSAQNAPFDNTTTTAILEYKSSACAAKNCSSNKPIMPPLPAYNDTATVTTFTTSFKSADKTLVPTDIDESLFFTIGLGLNPCPSNFNKSSQCQGPNGTRFTASMNNVSFVLPSNFSLLQAHHQRIQGVFTTDFPANPPRKFDYTGNVSRSLFQPVAGTKLYNLKYGSRVQIVLQDTSIVTPENHPIHLHGYDFYIIAQGFGNYNPRTDPSKFNLVDPPLRNTVAVPVNGWAVIRFVADNPGVWLMHCHLDVHITWGLATAFLVENGVGQLQSIESPPEDLPLC; via the exons TAGCTTCTGCATTGTCCTTGGCAAACGCCGAAACGCACAACCATGATTTTGTT ATTCAAGCAACTCCAGTGAAGAGGCTGTGCAAGACCCAGAATTCCATCACGGTTAATGGGATGTTTCCGGGACCAACACTGGAAGTGAATAATGGAGACACTCTAGTAGTCAATGTTGTCAACAAAGCCCAATACAATGTCACCATTCATTG GCATGGCGTTAGGCAAATGAGAACGGGATGGGCAGATGGACCAGAATTTGTGACGCAATGCCCAATTAGACCAGGTGGGAGTTACACCTACAAATTTACCATTCAAGGGCAAGAGGGGACCCTGTGGTGGCATGCTCATAGCTCATGGCTTAGAGCCACTGTTTATGGTGCTCTAATTGTCCATCCGAAAGAAGGATCTCCGTACCCGTTCTCCAAGCAGCCCAAGCGCGAAACAGCAATTCTTCTCG GTGAATGGTGGAACGCGAATCCAATTGATGTCGTGCGAGAAGCAACTCGAACGGGAGGAGCACCAAATGTTTCCGATGCCTATACCGTCAATGGTCAACCTGGTGATCTTTACAACTGCTCTAGCCAAG ATACTGTAATTGTGCCAATAGACTCTGGCGAGACTAATCTTCTCCGAGTGGTCAATTCTGCACTCAATCAGCCCCTTTTCTTCACTGTTGCCAACCACAAGTTCACTGTCGTTGGTGCGGATGCATCCTATGTCAAACCGTTCACCACATCAGTCCTGATGCTTGGACCTGGCCAAACCACTGATGTTTTGATTTCCGGTGACCAGACACCTTCACGGTATTACATGGCAGCACGTGCCTATCAAAGCGCGCAAAATGCACCATTCGACAATACTACCACTACCGCTATTCTTGAATACAAATCTTCCGCCTGTGCTGCCAAGAATTGTTCATCAAACAAACCAATCATGCCACCGTTGCCGGCCTACAATGACACAGCCACTGTCACTACTTTCACTACTAGCTTCAAAAGTGCTGATAAAACCTTAGTCCCAACTGACATTGATGAGAGTTTATTCTTCACAATTGGTTTAGGTCTCAATCCTTGCCCATCTAATTTTAACAAGTCTAGCCAGTGTCAAGGGCCTAACGGAACCCGCTTCACTGCAAGCATGAACAACGTATCTTTTGTGCTCCCATCCAACTTCTCTCTGTTGCAAGCTCATCACCAACGCATACAAGGAGTTTTCACCACTGATTTTCCAGCAAATCCACCACGAAAATTTGATTACACTGGTAATGTTAGCCGGTCCCTCTTCCAGCCTGTTGCTGGGACTAAGCTGTACAATTTGAAATATGGTTCAAGGGTTCAGATTGTATTGCAAGACACGAGCATTGTCACACCAGAAAACCACCCAATCCATCTTCATGGATATGACTTCTACATTATCGCACAAGGATTTGGGAATTATAATCCCCGAACAGATCCATCAAAATTTAACCTTGTTGATCCACCTCTCAGAAACACAGTTGCAGTCCCTGTAAACGGATGGGCGGTCATTCGATTCGTCGCAGACAATCcag GTGTATGGCTAATGCATTGCCACCTGGATGTCCACATCACCTGGGGTCTTGCCACAGCTTTCTTGGTAGAGAATGGAGTTGGACAATTGCAATCCATTGAGTCGCCTCCAGAAGATCTGCCTCTATGCTGA
- the LOC7462100 gene encoding laccase-12 gives MEVINRIFANRHCSFFLLLLLASAMSLAIAKTHHHDFTVQATKVKRLCKTHNSITVNGMFPGPTLEVKNGDTLVVKVVNRARYNVTIHWHGIRQMRTGWADGPEFVTQCPIRPGGSYTYRFTIEGQEGTLWWHAHSSWLRATVYGALIIHPREGSSYPFSKPKRETPILLGEWWDTNPIDVVREATRTGAAPNISDAYTINGQPGDLFNCSSKDTTIVPIDSGETNLLRVINAALNQPLFFTIANHKFTVVGADASYLKPFTTSVIMLGPGQTTDVLISGDQLPGRYYMAARAYQSAQNAPFDNTTTTAILEYKSVLCPAKCTKKPFMPPLPAYNDTATVTAFSRSFRSPRKVEVPTDIDENLFFTIGLGLNNCPKNFRARRCQGPNGTRFTASMNNVSFVFPSKASLLQAYKQKIPGVFTTDFPAKPQVKFDYTGNVSRSLFQPARGTKLYKLKYGSRVQIVLQDTSIVTPENHPIHLHGYDFYIIAEGFGNFNPKTDKSKFNLVDPPMRNTVAVPVNGWAVIRFVADNPGVWLMHCHLDVHITWGLAMAFLVEEGIGILQSVEPPPADLPIC, from the exons atggaggTTATCAACCGTATCTTTGCTAATCGCCATTGTTCTTTCTTCTTGCTCCTGCTTCTGGCCTCAGCAATGTCATTAGCTATTGCAAAAACCCACCACCATGATTTTACT GTTCAAGCAACAAAAGTGAAAAGGCTATGCAAAACCCACAACAGCATCACAGTAAACGGAATGTTCCCGGGGCCAACCTTGGAAGTGAAGAACGGAGACACTCTAGTTGTAAAAGTTGTGAACAGAGCCCGATATAATGTTACCATTCACTG GCACGGTATTAGGCAAATGAGAACGGGCTGGGCAGATGGGCCAGAATTTGTGACACAATGCCCAATTAGACCAGGTGGAAGTTACACCTACAGGTTTACTATTGAAGGACAAGAAGGAACACTTTGGTGGCATGCTCATAGCTCCTGGCTTAGAGCCACTGTTTATGGTGCTCTAATCATCCATCCAAGAGAAGGATCATCGTATCCATTCTCTAAGCCAAAGCGTGAAACACCCATACTCCTTG GTGAATGGTGGGATACGAACCCTATTGATGTGGTGAGGGAAGCAACTAGAACCGGAGCGGCTCCTAATATATCTGATGCTTATACCATTAACGGTCAACCTGGTGATCTTTTTAACTGCTCCAGCAAAG ATACTACCATCGTTCCGATCGACTCTGGTGAGACAAACCTCCTCCGAGTCATCAATGCTGCACTCAATCAACCACTTTTCTTCACCATAGCCAACCACAAGTTTACAGTTGTCGGTGCCGATGCATCCTATCTTAAGCCCTTTACCACCTCGGTCATCATGCTAGGACCTGGCCAAACCACAGATGTTTTGATCTCTGGCGACCAACTACCTGGCCGATATTACATGGCAGCCCGAGCCTATCAAAGTGCGCAAAATGCACCATTTGACAATACTACCACCACTGCCATTCTTGAATACAAATCTGTTCTTTGCCCTGCGAAGTGTACAAAGAAACCATTTATGCCACCACTTCCAGCTTACAATGACACAGCTACAGTCACAGCCTTCAGTAGAAGCTTTAGAAGTCCTCGAAAAGTTGAGGTCCCGACCGATATTGATGAGAACCTCTTCTTCACAATCGGCCTAGGACTCAACAATTGTCCCAAAAACTTTAGAGCTAGGCGGTGTCAAGGACCCAACGGCACTCGTTTCACTGCTAGTATGAACAATGTGTCCTTTGTGTTTCCTTCAAAAGCCTCGCTATTGCAAGCATATAAGCAAAAAATTCCTGGAGTCTTCACCACCGATTTTCCAGCAAAACCACAAGTAAAATTTGACTACACTGGCAATGTTAGTCGTTCCCTCTTTCAACCTGCTCGTGGAACTAAGCTGTACAAGTTGAAGTACGGATCAAGGGTGCAGATTGTGCTACAGGACACGAGCATTGTCACACCAGAAAACCATCCGATCCATCTCCATGGATACGACTTCTACATCATCGCTGAAGGATTTGGGAATTTCAATCCCAAAACTGATAAATCCAAATTCAACCTTGTTGATCCACCAATGAGGAATACAGTTGCAGTACCCGTGAATGGATGGGCGGTTATTAGATTTGTTGCTGACAACCCAG GTGTGTGGCTAATGCACTGTCACTTGGATGTTCACATCACATGGGGTCTGGCCATGGCGTTTTTGGTAGAAGAGGGGATTGGGATTTTACAGAGTGTCGAGCCTCCTCCAGCCGATCTGCcaatatgttaa